The genomic segment ATGGGACGCTCGGGCCGTCCGATCTCGAAGGCAAGCGCGTCGGTATCCGCTCCTTCACGACCACGACCGGCGCCTGGATCAGAGGCATCCTCGCCAACGACTACGGCGTCCATCTCGACAGGATTCGCTGGATCACCTTCGAGGATCCGCACGTCGCCGAATATGTCGACACCACTGAGCGCGCGCCGAAGGACAAGAAGATCCTGCAGATGCTGCTCGACGGCGAGCTCGATGCCGTCCTCGGCGAGACCTCCGATGACCCCAAGCTGAAGCCGCTGTTTCCTGATCCGGCCGCAGAAGCGGCCAGATGGTACGCGCGGCGCGGCGTGGTCCCGGTCAACCATCTCGTGGTCGTGACCGAGAGCCTAGCGAAATCGCGCCCCGACGTGATCGCGGGCGTTTATGATCTGTTGAAGCGGAGCAAGGCGCAGGCAGGGCCCGCGGCAACGCCCGACCTCGTTCCGTTCGGGATCGAGGCCAACAGGAAGCCGCTCGAGCTGATCATCGACTATGCATTCCAGCAGGCGCTGATCCCGCGCCGCTATGCGGTCGAGGATCTCTTCGACGAAACCACACGAGGACTGAACTGATGGCAGGTGATCCCAGGCGCTGGCAGATCGGGCTGGTCGGCTATGGCGAGGTCGGCCGGATTCTGGCCGAGGATTTGCGCCAGCAGGATATCAATGTCTCGGCCTACGACATCAAGCTCGGAGGCGAGCAGGGTGTGCCGCTGAAGGAGCATGCGGCGAAATTCGGTGTCGCTCTCGCAACCTCTCACGCGGAGCTGACCGCAAAATCCGATTTCATCATCTCAGCGGTCACGGCGAGCCAGGCCGTTCCGGTGGCAAAGGCCTGTGCCCCGGCGATCAACCAGGGCACCTGGTTTCTCGATTTCAACTCGGCCTCTCCCGGCGCCAAGCAGCGCGCGGCGGCGCTGATCGATGGTGCAGCCGGGCGTTATGTCGAGGGCGCGGTGATGACCTCGGTGCCGCCTTATCGCATCAAGGTGCCGCTCTTGCTCGGCGGGCCCGGCGCCAGAGAGCTCGAGCCGCTTCTGAACGTGATCGGCTTCGCGGCCAAGGTGGCCAGTGACAAGCTCGGCGTGTCCTCGGCCGTCAAAATGTGCCGCAGCATCATGATCAAGGGCCTCGAGGCCATGGTCATCGAGAGTTTTACGACCGCGCGCGCCTATGGTGTCGAGGATGCGGTGCTGGCTTCGCTTGCGGAAACGTTTCCCAGCATCGACTGGGAGAAGCAGGGTGCCTACTGCTTCCAGCGGGTGATCGAGCACGGCCGCCGCCGGGCCGAGGAGGTGCGGGAGGTTGCCGAGACCGTGCGCGAGGCGGGGCTGACGCCGTGGTCGGCGCAAGGCACGGCCGAGCGGCAGGCCTGGATGGCCGATCTCGCCGATGAGGGGCTGTTCGGGTTGAGGGGCAGCAGCGAGTTCGCCCGCAGTGCGGATTGGCGCACCGAGGCCGACCGGATACTTACCAGGATCAATCGGACGAAATAGTCAGCTCAGGACCGGGTCGCTGGCTTCGAAGCTCCCGACCTGGTCACGCGCGCGTTCGATCAGGTCGATCAGATTGCGGGATTTACGGACGAGCTGCTCCGTGGCCGGCTGAGTGCGGAACTCCGCCAGCACGGCGCGAACGCACTTGCTGGCGGCATCGAGCGTCCAGAGCGTACGGTTCACGTCGGCCTGGGTCTGGATAGCCGAGATATCGAGACCCGAGAGAACGTGGCCGATGCCGTCGAGCCGCTTCACCGCCGTATCGGTCGGCGTTCGGGCCTGGACGGAATGATCGATGCTGCTGAATGCGCTGAACAGACTCATACTTCCCCACTGAACGCAGATGGTCAGTGCACGTCCTAGTTATGGCGGGCGTGGCCTGCCTCGCAATGCGTTGGGCTACGGTCCGGGATTCTACCGAACTCGGGTGGGCGCCAACCGGCGGTAAAATCGAACTGCAGTGGCTCCGCCGCCAATGGGTTCGGCGCGCGATTCACGGGATATCGGGCGCCGAACCGCGGTCAGCTCTTGAACAGGGTCGGCCGCGCCCGCGCAAATGTCTGCCGGCCCTCCTTGAAGCCCATCAGGACGTCAGGCAGCTCGGCGATAGGGAATCGGCTGTCCTTCGTATCCAGCACGATCAGATCGGCGGGATTGCCGACCTTGATGCCGTAGTCGGCGAGGTTCATCAGCCGGGCTGGCAGCTCGGTCACGAGGTCTAGGCACGTGTCGAAGTCGCTGACCGAGGCGTGCGCGACATTGGCGTAGAAGTTCGCCATCCGCAGCAGCGAGGCATCGCCGAACGGCGTGAAGGGGTTGAGCACGTTGTTGGTGGCGACCGAGCAGAGCACGCCATCGCCGGCAAGCTTGTGGGCGAGGGTCAGCCCGCGCGGCGCGTTGTGCGTGGCCTCGCGCCCCATCAGATAGAGATCGGTCGCGGGCAGCACCGTGACCGCAACGCCCGATCTTGCCAGTTGCGCAGTGGCCGCCTTCATCCGGTCCGGCGGCAATGCCGACAGTTTTGTCGCATGGCCTATCGCGACGCGTCCGCCGTAGTTGCGCTGCTCGGTCTGGCGGCAGACCTCGTCGAGATGCCACCAGGAGGGATCGAGGTCGAAATCGAGATGGAGGTCGACGTCGACGTCGAATTCCTCGGCGAGATCGAAGATGCGCGCGAGATGGGCGTTCGGGTCGGTGTCCATGTAGGGACAGCCGCCGATGACCTCGCCGCCGTCGCGCAGCGCCTGGGCCAGCAGCTCCTCGGCTCCGGGATCGTTGGTCAGGCCTTCCTGCGGGAAGACGCAGAGCTCGAGATCAATCGCCCACGCGTAATCGCGCTTCAGCGCCTTGACCGCCTCGAAGCCGCGGAGGCCGATGCGCGGGTCGATCTCGACATGCGTGCGCATGCGCGTCGTGCCGTTGACGATGGCGCGTTCGAGCACTCTGGCGCCGCGCGCGTAGACGTCCTCGATTGTGAAGTCCTTCTTCATCCCGGCGACGGCGCGGATCGCGTCCGAGACGCTGCCGTGATCGTGGCCGCAGCGGCCGAGCAGGCAGGCCTTGTCGAGATGGATGTGGGTGTCGACGAAGCCGGGCAGGGCGAGGAGGCCGCCGAGATCGACCTCGGCGGCCTCGCAGGCCAGCTTTGGCGCGACCGCGGCGAAACGGCCGTCCTTCACGCCGATATCGACGGGTGCGGCGGAAGAGCGCAACAGCGCGTTGCGGAAGATCAGGTCGAAGGCGGTTTGGGTGGTCATGGCGTTGGATTCAGCCGGCGCAGCCTAGCGCAAGCCGTTGGAGCGGGCAGCTCCAGATTGTGTGCAAGGCTCGGGTCAGATTGTCCAAAAAATGTGCATGCACTTTTAGGCCCTGATTGTAGAATGGCGGCATCCGGAGAACCCCGCGATGTCCACTCCCGCAAAAGCCGAAAGCCCGATGACTGACGCAGAGATTGTCGAAGCCTATCTCACCGCTTCGATGATACCGGATCCCGACGCCGCTGCGACCTATATGAAGCCGGGCACGGTGATCACGTTCACCGGCGGTCGAACGTTCGACCATCCGCGCGGGCCGACCGGCTTCAACGCGAAGCGCTATCGCTGGGTCAAGAAGAAGATGGACCGGTTCGACGTCTGTCCGGGCCCGGACGAGACCGTCGTCTACAGCGTCGGCACGCTCTATGGCGAGTGGATGGACGGCACGCCGTTCGAGGGCAACCGCTATGTCGATCGCTTCGTGGTGAGGGGTGGGCAGATCGTGAAGATGGACGTCTGGAATGACAGCGCCGAGCGCATCCTCGTCCAGCGCGGGATCGAGGCCTAACTTCTTCGAGCCACCTTCGGCAGCTTGATCACCCGATTGCTCGTCACCTCGTCCGCGTAGGGTGCGAGGATGTCGAGCAGATCGCGGCCGCGCTGCGGAGTGGGGGCGACCAGTGCGCGATTGGCCACGGAATCCAGGTGATGATGCATCAATTCCATCACCTTGGCCGCGTCGCCCTTCGCCAGCGCTGCGATGATGGCGCGGTGCTCGTTGATGGCGCATTCGGTGGAATGCGGCCGGCTGTAGAGTGACAGCGTCAGGCAGCAGCGATAGGCGACCTCGCTGACATAGCGCACCAGGATCGGGCTGTTCGTCATGTGGGCGAGCAGAATGTGGAATTCGGTCGCGAGCCGGATCGACACCGCATCCGTCCCGCCGCGGGCGCGATCCTCGGCATCGACATGGGCGTTCAGCTCGGCGATCTGCGCCTTGGTCAGCTTGCCCGCGAGCTGGCGCACGACGAGGCGTTCGAGCTCGATACGGATGTCGAAGGCATCGCGCGCCTCCTGCCAGCTCGGCGTCGCCACCACCGCGATCCGGTTGCGGCGGAGTTCGACCAGGCCTTCGGCGGCGAGTTGGCCCAGCGCGTGGCGGGCAATGGTGCGGCTGACGCCGAAACGTTCGCCGAGCGCATCTTCCGGCAGCTTGGCGCCGGGCTCCAGCGCCTGCTCGATGATCGCGCGCCGGAGCGCGCGGCAGATCACGCTGACCTTGTCCGATGATTCCGAAGTCTTGCTGCTGGCGCGCGCCGCCATCGGCGAATCCCATAGGAGGTGAGATCTCTCTTTAGCACAGGCTCGCGCCGATTCAGCGCTTCAATTGCATGCAGTTCGGTTCCCGAACTGCCTAAATCGAATCCGGCGGTCTGGCGTGGGTTTCGGCTAGGTCGTTGATTTCGCGGGCCGCGGCCGCTGGCATCCGGTTTGCATGCACTTTGCCTGTGATGCGCATGCAACCCAACGCCCAGTTCGACGGCCAGCCCGTTCCCGAAGGCTCTGCGACGACCGCCATCGAGCTGTCCGAGGCCTCGGTGACCTTCGGGCGCGGCGACCGCGCCGTGCCTGCTTTGTCGAAGACCACGCTCAAGATTGCCGACGGCGAGTTTGTCGCACTGGTCGGCCCGTCCGGATGCGGCAAATCGACCATTTTGCGTCTGGTCAGCGGCCTGGTGCAGCCGACCAGCGGCGTCGTCATCGTCGGCGGCCGCGAGGTCGCGGCGCGGGCGATGCGGGTTGGCATGGCCTTTCAGAACCCGACCATGCTGCCCTGGATGACAATCGAGCGGAACATCATGCTGCCGCTGAAGATCGTCGAGCCGTTCCGCTCGAATTTCCGGAAGCTCCGCAAGACCGAGTTTCGCGACAAGGCCAACGCCCTGCTGGAGCAGGTCGGCCTCAAGGGCTTTGGCAATCGATATCCCTGGCAGCTCTCCGGCGGCATGCTCCAGCGCGCCAATCTCTGCCGCGCGCTGATCCACGAGCCGCGCATGCTGCTGCTCGACGAGCCCTTCGGCGCGCTCGACCAGTTCACCCGCGAGGAGCTGTGGGCGATCCTCCAGAACCTCTGGATGACACACAAGCCGACCGTGCTGCTGGTGACGCATGACCTGCGCGAGGCGGGCTTTCTTGCCAGCCGTATCTGCGTGATGAGCGCGCGTCCCGGCCGCATCCTCGACGACAGCTCCGTCGAGTTCGCGCGGCCGCGCACCGTTGCGATGACCTTCGAGCCGCATTTCGTCGCGCTGAACCAGAAGCTGCGCGCCTTCATCGAGGATGCGCGCAGCGCGGCCCAGCAGGGAGCAGGCTGATGTTCGGGATCGATATCAGGCAGAAGGCGTGGTCGGCGGGGCTGATCGTGCTGTTCTTCGTCGCCTGGGAGCTGTTCTGCCTGATGACCGGCATGTCCGACCTGGTGCTGCCGCGGCCCTCGCAGGTGTTCGTGACGCTGGTCCAGCGCTTCCCGGTGCTGTGGCCGCATATCGTGCAGACGCTCGCCACCACCATGCTCGGCTTCGTGCTTGGCGTCGCGCTCGGTGTCGCCCTCGGCGCGATCATCGGCGTCTCGAAGACGGCCTACGACACCTGCTATCCGCTGCTGATCGGCTTCTCCTCGATCCCGAAGGTCGCGGTGGTGCCGATCTTCGTGCTGTGGTTCGGCTCCGGCACGGTGCCGGCGGTGCTGACGGCACTGTCGATCTGCTTCTTCCCGATCGTCGTCAATATCGCTACGGGCCTTGCCACCACCGAGCCCGAGCTCGAGGACGTGTTGAAGGCGCTCGGCGCCAGCAAGCTCGACATCCTCTGGAACGTCGGCTTGCCGCGCACCATGCCGTTCTTCTTTGCTTCGCTGAAGGTCGCGATCTCCTATGCCTTCGTCGGCGCGGTGCTGTCGGAGACCGTCGCCTCCAACCGCGGCATCGGCAACGTCATGATGACCGCGTCCTCCAATTTCAACGTGCCGCTGGTGTTTGCCGGCCTGTTCGTGCTCGCCGGCCTCGGCGTCGCGCTCTACGTCGTGTTCTCGCTGATCGAAGGGCAGGTCACCGGCTGGGCCACCCGCAAGAACGACGTGATCGCCACCTGATTTCCTAAACCGTCACGCAACGAAGCTGAGGAGGTCTCGATGTTGAGGAAAGTCACCGCCGCGCTGCTGGGATTGGCGCTGTCCGCAGGGGCCGCCACGGCGCAGGACACCACGATCAAGTTCACGCTGGGCTGGAAAACCCAGGGTAGCGATGCCGCCTTCTTCTATGCCAAGGACAACGGCTTCTTCAAAGAGGAAGGCCTCAACGTCGTCATCGATCAGGGCGAGGGCTCCGGCGCCACCGTCACGCGCGTGATGTCCGGTGCCTACGACGCCGGCTTCGGCGACGTCAACGCCATCATCCAGAACGCCTCGACCAAGCCGCAGGAGGCGCCCGTCATGGTCTACATGATGTGGAATCAGCCGCCATTCGCGATCGTCGCCAAGAAGACCAGCGGCATCAACACTATCAAGGACTTCGAAGGCCACACGCTCGGCGGTGCGCAGGGCACGCCGACGACGCGCCTGTTGCCGGTGTTCACCCGCAAGAACGGGCTCGACGGCGAGAAGATCAAGATCTCCAACATGGCGCCGAACCTGCAGGAGCCGATGCTGATCAAGGGCGACATCGATGCGGCCCTGGTCTTCAACATCACCAGCTATTTCAACCTGGTGCTCAACCGCCAGGATCCGGACAAGGACTTCAAATGGTTCTCGTTCGGCGAGTATGGTCTCGATCTCTATTCGAACGGCGTGATGGTCTCCCGCAAGCTGATCGCCTCGAACCCGAAGGCCGTCGCGGGCCTCGTGCGCGCCATCAACAAGGGCGCGATCGCGGTTGCCAGGGACCAGAATGCCGGCATGAAGGCGGCGCTGAACTACGACAACCTCATCAACGCCGAGGTGGAGAAGCGCCGGCTGCAATATTCCTTCGAGAAGCTGATCGTCTCGGCGGAGATGAAGGAGATCGGCATCGGCGACATCAAGGACGACCGCATGACCCGCGCCATCGGCATCGTGGTCGAGGGCTATCAGCTCGCCCGCGCCCCGACGCCGGCGGAGGTGTTTTCGCGCGAATTCCTGCCGCCGCGCGCGGAGCGGGAGCTGGTGTATACTGCCAACTGAACTTGGAGGGACAGCGATGGCCACGGAGATCTCGGCAACCAGCCTGTTCCGTGGCCCTGACCGTGGCGTCAGCGACAACGTCGTGCTGCAGCACGACGGCGGCGTTATCACCGATATCTCGGAAGGCGCGGGGCCGGGGCCGCGCTCCTTCGTCATCCCCGCCTTCGTCAACGCCCATGATCATGCCCGCGCCACCGCCTCGTCCTTCGGCGCTGTCGGCATGCCCCTGGAAAGCTGGATTCTGCGTACCGCGCTGGGCGCGCCCGTTGATCCCTATCTGACCGCCGTCTCTGCGCTGGCCCGCTCCGCCAAGGCAGGCTGCGCGGCGATGATGGTCCACTACACGCGCCCGAGCGGGACGATGCCGCTGGTGGACGAAGCCAAGGCCGTTGCGAAAGCCGCATCCGACGTCGGCATCCGCATCGCGTTTGCATTGGCGGTGCGCGACCAGAACCCCATCGTCTACGGTGATGCCGAGCCGGTGCTTTCAGGGCTCCCCGGGAGCGATCGCAAGACCATCGAGGATCTCTTCGTTCGCGCGCCGATGTCGCCGAAGGCCTATATCGAGCTGACCGATGCGATTGCCGCAGCCATCGCCGGGCCGATGGTCGACGTGCAGCTTGGGCCCGCCGGCGTGCAATGGTGCTCGAAGCCGCTGCTGGAGGCGGTGGCGGAGAACTCCGCGCGGACCGGCCGCCGCATGCACATGCATCTGCTGGAAACAATGTACCAGCGCGCCTGGGCCGACCGGCATTTTCCCGACATGGTGCGCTGGCTGCGCGATGTCGGCTTTCTCTCGGAGCGGCTGACGCTGGCGCATTGCATTCACGCCCGTCCCGAAGAGCTCGAGATGATCGCGGCCTCCGGCGCGCGCATCGTCACCAATTTCAGCTCGAACATGCATCTGCGCTCGGGCCTTGCTCCGATTGCCGCCGCGCACAGATGCGGCTGCGCCATCACCGTCGGCGTCGACGGCCTGGCGCTGGACGAGGATGACGACATTTTGCGCGAGATGCGGCTGGTGCAGATGGTTCATGGCGGCGTCGGCTTCAAGGCGACGTGGACGCCGACCGAGATGTTTTCGTTCGCCGTCCGCAACGGCCGCCGCGCAACCGGCGCGCCTGGAAGTGGGGAGCTCGCCGCCGGCAATCCGGCCGACTACGTCGTGATCGATCTCGATCGGCTCGATCGAGACCAGATCATGCCGGTCGATCCCATGGCGCTGCTGTTTGCGCGTGGCAACGCGTCGCTGGTGAGGGAGGTCGTCGTCGCCGGCAAGACGATCGTGCGGGACGGGATCTGCGCCGGCATCGACCTGCCAGCCGTCGAGCAGGAATTGCGGGCGATGTACCGCGCCAATGTCGGCAAGCTCGACAGCTTCCGGCGGATGTGGCCGTCCCTGTCGGATCGGCTGAGCGGCTGGTTCGAGCAGCAGCTGACCTGCGAGTGACGCGCCGATGGGCCGCGACGGAATGTATATCAAACAGCGATAGCTGGTAGACGCAGCCGCGTCTGGCGCTCGACTGATCTGTAGGCTATCAGCTCCTCGATAGCTCGACGCCAATCCCCTTCGAGGAGCCCCTGATGCGCCTACCGACCGTTCTCCTGGCCCTGACATGTCTTGCGGGCGCAGCTTCAGCCGAAGACCTCACGGGCACGCTTCAGAAGGTGAAGGAGACCAAGAAGATCACGCTGGGCTATCAGGAGGCCTCGGTCCCGTTCAGCTATCTCGACGGCAACCAGAAGCCGGTCGGCTTTGCCATGGACATCTGCCTTGGGATCGTCGATGCCGTGAAGAAGCAACTCGGGATGCCCGACATTTCGGTCGAGACCGTCGCGGTGACGTCCTCGAACCGGATTCCCTTGATGGTCAACGGCACGCTCGATCTGCATTGCTCGGCGACCACCAACAATGCCGACCGCCAGAAGCAGGTCGCCTTCACCAACACGCATTTTCTCAGCGCGACGCGGTTCGCGGCCAGGAAGGCGGCGAACATCAAGACCATCGACGATCTCAAGGGCAAGGCGGTCACGGCGGTGGCGGGATCTGTGAACCTGACGCAGCTCGCCAAGGTCAACACCGAGCGCAATCTCGGCATCAACATCATGCCCGCCAAGGACCAGGCCGAGGCCTTCCTGCTGCTGGAGACCGACCGCGCCCAGGCCTATGCGCTCGACGACGTCCAGCTCGCGGTCGCGATCGCGCGGTCGAAGGAGCCGCAGGCCTACATGATCAGCGAGGAAGCGTTCTCCAAGCCCGAGCCTTACGGCATCATGCTGCGGCGGGAGGACGCGCCGTTCAAGGCGCTCGCCGATCGCGCCACCGCGGAGCTTTATGCCAGCCCGGAGATCGAGGTGCTCTACAAGAAGTGGCTGCAATCGCCGACGCCGCCGAACGGCCTCAACTACAACGTCCCGATGTCATCCGCCTTGCGCAACGCCTTCAAGAAGCCGAGCTCGAGCGCCGATCCTGACGTGTACGCGGTGAACTGAGGCGAGCTGGGCGCTGACGGGCGTTAGCCGACGCGGTACTCCCTGAAGCGCTCGCGCAGCGCCGATTTCAGCACCTTGCCGGTGCCGGTCATCGGGAATTCGTCCAGGAATTCGACGGCGTCCGGCAGCCACCAGCTCGCGAGCTTCGGACGCATGTGCTCGAGCAGCGTCTTGCCGTCGACCGTCGCGCCCTTCTTGCGGACGACGAGGAGCAGGGGGCGCTCCTGCCATTTCTCGTGGCTGATCGCGACGACGGCCGCTTGCAGCACATCGGGGTGGGACAGGGCGATGTCCTCGAGCTGGATCGAGGAGATCCACTCGCCGCCGGACTTGATCACGTCCTTGGAACGGTCGGTCAGCGTGACGTGGCCTTGTGGGTCGATCACGGCCATGTCGCCGGTGATCAGCCAGCCGTCGCGGTCGAGGCCCTCGTCCAGCTTCATGTAGCCGGAGGCGACCCAGGGGCCGCGGGCGCGCAGATGCCCGACCGTCTTGCCGTCGCGCGGCAGCTCGATGCCGGCGTCGTCGACGATGCGCAAATGCGTGCCGAAGCAGGCGCGGCCGGAGACCTGACGGCGGTCGAATTTCTCCGTCTCGCTGAGATGCTCCGAGCCTGGCCGCAGCCCCGGCATCGAGCAGCCCAGCGCCTCGGTCATGCCCCAGGCCTGGATGTAATCGACATTGTACTCGCGCTTGAGCTTCTCGACCATCGCGCGCGGCGGGGCCGAGCCCGACGACAACGTCGCCCGTAAGGTCGAGAATCTGTTGCCGGTCCGCCCGAGCCAATCGAGCAGGATCAGCCAGAAGCTCGGCACGCCCGCCGACAGCGTCACCTTCTCGCCTTCCAGCAATTCGTAGAGCTTGTCCGGCTCGTAGTTGCGACCGGGCAGCACGAGCTTCGATCCTGTATAGGGCGCGCTGAACGGCATGTTCCAGCCATTGCCGTGAAACAGCGGCGCCATCGGCATCATCACCTCGCGCACGCCTTCGACATGTCCGGACAGGAAGTCGAAATTGCAGCAGGTCATGGTCTGCAGGATCGCGGCGCGGTGCGAATAGATCACGCCCTTGGGATTGCCCGTCGTGCCCGAAGTGTAGCAGATCGTCGAGGCGGATTTCTCGTCGAACTCCGGCCAGGCGAAGCCGGCATCGGTCTCCTTCTCAAGAAGCTCTTCGTAACAATGCACATTCGTAAGCTTCGTCTCGGGCATTCGCTCGCGCGAGGACATCACGACATAAGCCTCGACCGTCTTCAGCTGCGGCGCGATCGCCTCCACGATCGGCAGCGTGGCGCGGTCGATGAAGAGCAGGCGATCCTCGGCGTGGTTGATGATGTAGACGAGCTGCTCGGGAAACAGCCTGGGATTAACGGTATGCAGCACGTAGCCCATGCCCGGCGCCGCATAGAACATCTCGAAATGCCGGTGCGTGTTCCAGGCCAGCGTTCCGACGCGGTCGCCTTGCCTCATGCCGAGCCGCTTCAGCGCCAGCGCCATGCGCCTGATGCGCGGATGGGCCTCGGCATAGGTGTAGCGATGGATGTCGCCCTCGATCTCGCGTGCGACGATCTCGGCTTCGCCATGATAGTCGGCCGCATATTGGATCAGGCCGCTGATCAGCAGCGGCATGTCCATCATCAATCCCTGCATGTTTCCCTCCGGATTGCCACGTCGTTGCATGGCGTAGGCTTGTGATTTGCGCTTGAGGTTAGCGGAACGTCACGCAGCGTTCACGTAAAAAACAATCAGCGTGATTGCATGCCGCGCTTTTTCGGCGCTAACGTGTCCGCGCTTTTTCGGCGCTAACGTGCGGTGAGCTGCCGGCGAAGCAGCATGGGCGGGAGGAATCGAATGTCAGCGGAAAGACACAAGACCGATGCAGCCGGCGCATCTACGGTTGATATTTCCGCCCTGCGTGCCCGTTATCGCGACGAGCGCGACCGCCGTCTGCGCGCCGAGGGCAAGGCGCAATATGTCGAGGCGACAGGCGAGTTCGGCCGTTATCTCGACGATCCCTGGGCCGATCCCGGCTTTGCGCGCGCAGCGATCAGTGAAGCGACCGAAGTGCTCATCGTCGGCGGTGGCTTCGGCGGCCTGCTGTGTGGCGCGCGGTTGCGCGAGGCCGGCATCGCGAATTTTCGCATCGTGGAAAAGGCCGCCGACTTCGGCGGCACCTGGTACTGGAATCGTTATCCCGGCGCCGCCTGCGATACCGAGAGCTATATCTATCTGCCGCTGCTGGAAGAGACCGGCTACATGCCGGTGCGCAAATATGCCCGGGCGCCGGAGATCTACGAGCATTCGCGCCGCATCGGCCGGCATTTCGGGCTGTACGAGCGCGCGCTGTTTCAGACCGTGATCTCGCGGATGACATGGCAGGAGCAGGAAGCGCGTTGGCTGGTCGAGACCGATCGCGGCGACCGGATCGCCGCGCGCTTCGTCATCCTCGCCGGCGGACCGCTCAGCCGTCCGAAGCTGCCGGGCATTCCCGGAATCGAAACGTTCAGAGGTCACAGCTTTCATACCAGTCGCTGGGACTACGGCTACACCGGCGGCAATGCGGACGGTGGCCTGACCGGCCTTGCCGACAAGCGCGTCGGCATCATCGGCACCGGCGCCACCGCCGTGCAATGCGTGCCGCATCTCGGTTGTTCGGCCAAGGAGCTCTATGTATTCCAGCGCACGCCGTCCGCGATCGGCGTTCGCGACGATCGTCCGACGGAGCCGGACTGGGCGCAGAGCCTCAAGCCAGGCTGGCAGCGCGAGCGCATGGACAATTTCACGGCCGTGATTTCAGGCGAGCCGTTCGAGCAGGATCTGGTGCAGGACGGCTGGACTGGCCTGCTCGGCGAGATCCTGCTGGCGCCGCGCCGGCAACCCCAGCCGGTGACCTCGCTGGAGGAGGCGCTGAAGGTGATCGAGCAGGCCGACTACCGCAAGATGGAGGAGATCCGCGCGCGCGTCGACACGGTGGTCAAGGATGAGGCGACCGCGGCAGCGCTCAAGCCCTGGTACAAGGCGTTCTGCAAGCGCCCCTGCTTCCACGACGAATATCTCGATACGTTCAACCGTCCCAACGTGCATCTGGTCGATACCGGGGGGAAGGGCGTCGAACGCATCACCGAGAACGCCGTCGTCGCCAATGGCAAGGCCTACGAGCTCGACTGCCT from the Bradyrhizobium sp. WBAH42 genome contains:
- a CDS encoding amino acid ABC transporter substrate-binding protein, whose product is MRLPTVLLALTCLAGAASAEDLTGTLQKVKETKKITLGYQEASVPFSYLDGNQKPVGFAMDICLGIVDAVKKQLGMPDISVETVAVTSSNRIPLMVNGTLDLHCSATTNNADRQKQVAFTNTHFLSATRFAARKAANIKTIDDLKGKAVTAVAGSVNLTQLAKVNTERNLGINIMPAKDQAEAFLLLETDRAQAYALDDVQLAVAIARSKEPQAYMISEEAFSKPEPYGIMLRREDAPFKALADRATAELYASPEIEVLYKKWLQSPTPPNGLNYNVPMSSALRNAFKKPSSSADPDVYAVN
- a CDS encoding long-chain fatty acid--CoA ligase, which gives rise to MQGLMMDMPLLISGLIQYAADYHGEAEIVAREIEGDIHRYTYAEAHPRIRRMALALKRLGMRQGDRVGTLAWNTHRHFEMFYAAPGMGYVLHTVNPRLFPEQLVYIINHAEDRLLFIDRATLPIVEAIAPQLKTVEAYVVMSSRERMPETKLTNVHCYEELLEKETDAGFAWPEFDEKSASTICYTSGTTGNPKGVIYSHRAAILQTMTCCNFDFLSGHVEGVREVMMPMAPLFHGNGWNMPFSAPYTGSKLVLPGRNYEPDKLYELLEGEKVTLSAGVPSFWLILLDWLGRTGNRFSTLRATLSSGSAPPRAMVEKLKREYNVDYIQAWGMTEALGCSMPGLRPGSEHLSETEKFDRRQVSGRACFGTHLRIVDDAGIELPRDGKTVGHLRARGPWVASGYMKLDEGLDRDGWLITGDMAVIDPQGHVTLTDRSKDVIKSGGEWISSIQLEDIALSHPDVLQAAVVAISHEKWQERPLLLVVRKKGATVDGKTLLEHMRPKLASWWLPDAVEFLDEFPMTGTGKVLKSALRERFREYRVG
- a CDS encoding NAD(P)/FAD-dependent oxidoreductase, coding for MSAERHKTDAAGASTVDISALRARYRDERDRRLRAEGKAQYVEATGEFGRYLDDPWADPGFARAAISEATEVLIVGGGFGGLLCGARLREAGIANFRIVEKAADFGGTWYWNRYPGAACDTESYIYLPLLEETGYMPVRKYARAPEIYEHSRRIGRHFGLYERALFQTVISRMTWQEQEARWLVETDRGDRIAARFVILAGGPLSRPKLPGIPGIETFRGHSFHTSRWDYGYTGGNADGGLTGLADKRVGIIGTGATAVQCVPHLGCSAKELYVFQRTPSAIGVRDDRPTEPDWAQSLKPGWQRERMDNFTAVISGEPFEQDLVQDGWTGLLGEILLAPRRQPQPVTSLEEALKVIEQADYRKMEEIRARVDTVVKDEATAAALKPWYKAFCKRPCFHDEYLDTFNRPNVHLVDTGGKGVERITENAVVANGKAYELDCLIYASGFEVDTDYARRMGFEVYGRDGMSLSERWQDGVKTLHGFYSRGFPNCFLIVTVQAGQSANFPHIIDEQSQHIAYVVKEARERKARALEPTHAAENAWVEEVVKAALGRQTYLAECTPGYYNNEGVFDPIAARNSQYWRGPVAFLRLLEKWRKEGNLEGLELSYGTAAPAQA